The DNA window CCATGACGGGAGAAACGATAATGCAACCTTCAGCGGGATAACACGGTACTTAAGTATACGGTTAATGCAAGGCCGGGAAGAAAACGTTGACGTAACAATCTGTGACCTCTCGGGTAGAGTGGTACGGCGTATATCCAATCCATCCGGCTGGGACGGTACTGACGACAACGGCCAACCCGTTGCTAACGGCGTATACATTTACCAGTTCAAAGCGAACGGCAAACTGGTCACCGGCAGTGTTGTGGTAGCGAAGTAAAGGATAAACATATTTTATTCATTGAATCGTTGTACCAAAGGAATCTGCAAGTAATGTTGTACGTAAAAATGAGAGGGGTATTATTTTTTTGTTTGAGTTTGAACTTTTTAAGTAATTTCGGTGTCTTATTTAGTA is part of the Elusimicrobiota bacterium genome and encodes:
- a CDS encoding FlgD immunoglobulin-like domain containing protein, whose protein sequence is HDGRNDNATFSGITRYLSIRLMQGREENVDVTICDLSGRVVRRISNPSGWDGTDDNGQPVANGVYIYQFKANGKLVTGSVVVAK